One genomic segment of Salinigranum rubrum includes these proteins:
- a CDS encoding response regulator transcription factor has product MAGTDSEGRPVVLVADDEAELAELYAHWLADDYDVRVATGGEEALEQATEAVDVALLDRRMPMMTGDEVLAALRERGLNCRVAMITAVEPDVDIVDMPFDDYLVKPVTREELHSVVTVLLSRAEFDSRTQEFFALASKKATLESAQKDDASEEYERLTERMEELRGELDETLTEYSSDDFAAAFRELPSEDTLKPPESTE; this is encoded by the coding sequence ATGGCAGGCACCGACAGTGAGGGTCGCCCGGTCGTCCTGGTCGCCGACGACGAGGCCGAACTCGCCGAGTTGTACGCCCACTGGCTCGCGGACGACTACGACGTCCGCGTCGCCACCGGCGGCGAGGAGGCGCTCGAACAGGCGACCGAGGCCGTCGACGTCGCGCTGCTCGACCGACGGATGCCGATGATGACCGGCGACGAGGTCCTCGCAGCGCTTCGCGAGCGCGGGCTCAACTGTCGCGTGGCGATGATCACGGCGGTCGAACCCGACGTCGACATCGTCGACATGCCGTTCGACGACTACCTCGTCAAGCCCGTCACTCGCGAGGAACTCCACTCGGTCGTGACGGTGCTGCTCTCCCGCGCGGAGTTCGACAGCCGCACCCAGGAGTTCTTCGCGCTCGCCTCGAAGAAGGCCACCCTCGAGAGCGCGCAGAAGGACGACGCGAGCGAGGAGTACGAACGGCTCACCGAACGGATGGAGGAACTCCGCGGAGAACTCGACGAGACGCTGACGGAGTATTCGAGCGACGACTTCGCGGCGGCCTTCCGGGAACTGCCCAGCGAGGACACGCTCAAACCGCCGGAGTCCACCGAGTGA
- a CDS encoding bactofilin family protein, whose protein sequence is MNKNVLALVLALIVVVGVVPGVAAAQASGIERVGGLVEVADGETVTGDLSAVGGTIVVAGTVTGDVEATGGSVVVAPTGVVEGNLAAIGGSVLVEGTVGGDAEAFGGSVYVRDGARVGGTLEAAAGSVRLDGQVAGDARLAGETVTVGPTAAVGGNLLYDAETFTASPEASVAGAVRAEEGIITDEPTVAPPAIPRGVGAVYGLLANLLLGAALLLAVPRFTGVVTSVGAQKTLRSGGVGLLALVGVPVALVLVALTIVGIPLSLAGIVAFALLLWVAFVYGTLVTGTWLLSLVEREGRWLALGVGLVAVTLVGLVPFVGGVVEFLVLLVGLGAFVLAVGGVRSGEEGGFVFGAPRDDSADESTAA, encoded by the coding sequence ATGAACAAGAACGTACTCGCACTCGTCCTCGCGCTGATTGTCGTCGTCGGGGTCGTCCCCGGCGTCGCGGCGGCGCAGGCGAGCGGGATTGAACGGGTCGGTGGCCTCGTCGAAGTCGCCGACGGGGAGACGGTCACCGGCGACCTCAGCGCCGTCGGTGGAACGATAGTGGTCGCCGGGACTGTGACCGGCGACGTCGAGGCGACCGGCGGGTCGGTCGTCGTCGCTCCGACGGGCGTCGTCGAGGGGAACCTGGCCGCCATCGGCGGGTCGGTTCTCGTCGAGGGGACTGTCGGGGGCGACGCGGAGGCGTTCGGAGGGTCGGTGTACGTCCGTGACGGTGCGCGTGTCGGCGGCACGCTCGAAGCCGCGGCCGGGTCCGTCAGACTCGACGGGCAGGTCGCGGGTGACGCCCGTCTCGCTGGCGAGACGGTCACCGTCGGTCCGACCGCCGCCGTCGGCGGCAACCTCCTGTACGACGCCGAGACGTTCACGGCGTCACCCGAGGCGAGCGTCGCCGGCGCGGTGCGCGCCGAAGAGGGGATCATCACCGACGAACCCACCGTGGCGCCGCCGGCGATTCCGCGCGGCGTCGGCGCCGTCTACGGCCTCCTGGCGAACCTCCTGCTCGGGGCGGCGCTGCTGCTCGCCGTCCCGCGCTTCACGGGCGTCGTGACGTCCGTCGGGGCTCAGAAGACGCTCCGGAGCGGCGGCGTCGGCCTGCTCGCCCTCGTCGGCGTGCCCGTCGCGCTCGTCCTCGTCGCGCTGACCATCGTCGGCATCCCGCTGTCGCTCGCCGGCATCGTCGCGTTCGCGCTCCTGCTGTGGGTCGCGTTCGTCTACGGGACCCTCGTCACCGGGACGTGGCTCCTCTCGCTCGTCGAGAGGGAGGGTCGCTGGCTCGCGCTCGGTGTCGGCCTCGTCGCCGTCACGCTCGTCGGCCTCGTGCCGTTCGTCGGGGGCGTCGTCGAGTTCCTCGTGCTGCTCGTGGGCCTCGGGGCGTTCGTCCTCGCGGTGGGGGGCGTTCGCAGCGGCGAGGAGGGTGGCTTCGTCTTCGGCGCGCCCCGCGACGACTCGGCGGACGAGTCGACGGCGGCGTGA
- a CDS encoding peroxidase-related enzyme (This protein belongs to a clade of uncharacterized proteins related to peroxidases such as the alkylhydroperoxidase AhpD.): MDDDAMRRFPVPDFEDLPDDLQERIAAETERAGFTPNVFSAFGYKPSHFHAFFAYHDALVDDSALDRAEVEMIVVAVSGVNHCYYCNVAHGALARIYAKNPQLADQLVANYRTADVSDQRMAMLDVAVKLTESPAEVGEEDIALLEEAGYSEEAIWDIAAVTAFFNLSNRMAMFADMRPNDEFHTLGREKRE, from the coding sequence CTGGACGACGACGCGATGCGGCGCTTCCCGGTCCCGGACTTCGAGGACCTCCCCGACGACCTCCAGGAGCGAATCGCCGCGGAGACCGAGCGCGCGGGCTTCACGCCCAACGTCTTCTCGGCGTTCGGCTACAAGCCCTCGCACTTCCACGCCTTTTTCGCGTACCACGACGCGCTCGTCGACGACTCCGCGCTGGACAGAGCGGAGGTGGAGATGATCGTCGTCGCCGTCTCGGGCGTCAACCACTGTTACTACTGCAACGTCGCCCACGGTGCCCTGGCCCGAATCTACGCGAAGAACCCGCAGTTGGCCGACCAACTGGTCGCGAACTACCGGACCGCCGACGTCTCGGACCAGCGAATGGCGATGCTCGACGTCGCCGTGAAACTCACCGAATCACCCGCCGAAGTCGGCGAAGAAGACATCGCCCTCTTAGAGGAGGCGGGCTACTCCGAGGAGGCCATCTGGGATATCGCCGCCGTGACTGCCTTCTTCAACCTCTCGAATCGGATGGCGATGTTCGCCGACATGCGGCCGAACGACGAGTTCCACACGCTCGGGCGCGAGAAACGGGAGTAG
- a CDS encoding AMP-binding enzyme — protein MEEEPVEDGEIGEVAVPVDCPGIFDSYYEKPDLDAETFSGEYYRTGDLASRDDDGYFFFEGRADDIIISAGYRIGPFEVEDALVSHPAVTEAAAVASPHDERGHVVKAYIVLAEGREGSDELAREIQEFMKEETAPYKYPRRIEFVDDLPKTSSGKIRRIELRQSEKQQFGS, from the coding sequence ATGGAGGAGGAACCGGTCGAAGACGGCGAAATCGGCGAGGTCGCGGTCCCGGTGGACTGCCCCGGTATCTTCGACAGCTACTACGAGAAGCCCGACCTCGACGCGGAGACGTTCTCCGGCGAGTACTACCGGACCGGCGACCTGGCGTCGAGAGACGACGACGGCTACTTCTTCTTCGAGGGCCGCGCCGACGACATCATCATCTCCGCCGGCTACCGCATCGGCCCGTTCGAGGTCGAGGACGCGCTCGTCTCACACCCCGCGGTCACGGAGGCCGCCGCGGTGGCGTCACCGCACGACGAGCGCGGGCACGTCGTCAAGGCGTACATCGTGCTCGCGGAGGGACGGGAGGGAAGCGACGAACTCGCGCGGGAGATCCAGGAGTTCATGAAGGAGGAGACGGCGCCGTACAAGTACCCCCGACGCATCGAGTTCGTCGACGACCTCCCGAAGACCTCCTCGGGGAAGATCCGCCGCATCGAGCTGCGACAGAGCGAGAAGCAGCAGTTCGGGTCTTAA